From Euzebya sp., a single genomic window includes:
- a CDS encoding acyl-CoA thioesterase — protein MGASITLTRRLEWMDTDAAVRWHHATTWRWAELAEAELHRSLGIIDMTFGCTPRRRVEAEFHRAVLFDDEVQIDFAVESVGRTSATYAMEVRVGDEVAATARMVVVLVDDDGRPRPWPDDVADLLRGAGG, from the coding sequence ATGGGCGCCTCGATCACCCTGACCCGCCGCCTCGAGTGGATGGACACCGACGCCGCGGTGCGGTGGCACCACGCCACGACCTGGCGCTGGGCGGAGCTGGCCGAGGCCGAGCTGCACCGCTCCCTCGGGATCATCGACATGACGTTCGGGTGCACGCCCCGGCGTCGGGTGGAGGCCGAGTTCCACCGGGCGGTCCTCTTCGACGACGAGGTGCAGATCGACTTCGCCGTCGAGTCGGTCGGTCGGACGTCGGCGACCTACGCGATGGAGGTCCGCGTCGGCGACGAGGTGGCGGCGACGGCCCGGATGGTCGTGGTGCTGGTCGATGACGACGGCCGCCCCCGCCCCTGGCCCGACGACGTGGCCGACCTCCTGCGCGGCGCCGGCGGCTGA